The following are from one region of the Methanomassiliicoccales archaeon LGM-DZ1 genome:
- a CDS encoding carbohydrate kinase family protein, which translates to MKPFLTVFGHVTIDQIVSIPHFPALNETVDILSKKTTLGGTGTNIAITAARLGVPTALAALVGPDLPQVYRDEIRDSGLIDDEIIPVDGYETSSCIIMNDSGLRQKVIFYQGPQAEIIKTGIDLSRNAMNSEHVHFCTGEPLYYIALARKLRAEGIKVAGDPSQETYRRWVKENLRKLADTSDIFFCNSFEAKAIEERLGLKSVFDIGPRLVVRTDGEEGSTASIDGEIFRIPAVKGAAAVDATGCGDSFRAGFYSGLYHGYSEKESLVLAAAVSSFVLEKTGALTNTPTWDMVEERAKGYMRD; encoded by the coding sequence ATGAAGCCTTTCCTGACAGTTTTCGGCCACGTCACCATAGACCAGATCGTTTCCATACCCCACTTTCCCGCCCTCAACGAGACTGTGGACATCCTTTCGAAGAAGACGACGCTCGGCGGCACCGGCACCAATATAGCCATAACGGCGGCCCGGCTGGGCGTCCCCACGGCGCTGGCCGCGCTGGTGGGCCCCGACCTTCCCCAGGTGTACCGGGACGAGATCAGGGACAGCGGCCTGATCGACGACGAGATCATACCGGTGGACGGTTACGAGACATCATCGTGCATCATCATGAACGACAGCGGCCTGAGGCAGAAGGTCATCTTCTACCAGGGCCCGCAGGCGGAGATCATCAAGACGGGCATCGACCTGTCCCGCAACGCCATGAACTCAGAGCATGTGCACTTCTGCACCGGGGAGCCTCTTTACTACATCGCCCTGGCCAGGAAGCTGCGCGCGGAAGGGATAAAGGTGGCCGGCGACCCGTCGCAGGAGACCTACCGCAGGTGGGTGAAGGAGAACCTCAGGAAGCTCGCCGACACGTCGGACATCTTCTTCTGCAACTCCTTCGAGGCCAAGGCCATCGAGGAGCGCCTGGGTCTTAAGTCGGTGTTCGACATCGGCCCCAGGCTGGTGGTGCGCACGGACGGCGAAGAGGGGAGCACGGCCTCCATCGACGGCGAGATCTTCAGGATCCCGGCGGTCAAAGGGGCCGCTGCGGTGGACGCCACCGGCTGCGGGGACTCCTTCAGGGCCGGGTTCTACTCCGGGCTCTACCACGGATATTCTGAGAAGGAGAGCCTGGTCCTGGCCGCCGCGGTATCGTCGTTCGTCCTCGAGAAGACCGGCGCCCTGACCAACACCCCCACCTGGGACATGGTCGAGGAGCGCGCCAAGGGATACATGAGGGATTGA
- a CDS encoding glycosyltransferase family 4 protein, producing the protein MKIADVNPFYYPYKGGIERRMHDTAVRLAAEGHEVTVVTGRLSEDDPEEEKTEGYRIIRLKSRQLKLYNPPYISSKGVGEAVESLDPDVVNFNYRWAPSYTKAMRAYDGKKVFTYHNMWGEGMGIAGALSRINDSRFDSSLRSFDHIIAVSGAVRDDLIARGYPERYVTAVPTCLDRPVEPGSGSGDFALSLGRLVATKGLGVLMEAMKQVDHRLIVCGKGPEEKKLRRLISKYGLEDRVEMRGFVSDEEKRELMGSCRFFVMPSMFESLGLAAEELMARGRPIVCSDAAGLKETVGDAGVAVPRGDAAALADAMNALFEDRERCEELARASAERAKFYDWDIHLPAIEEVYAKVVSGEYTEADGRRSE; encoded by the coding sequence ATGAAGATCGCTGATGTCAATCCGTTCTATTATCCGTACAAAGGCGGCATCGAGCGCAGGATGCATGACACGGCCGTCCGGCTGGCGGCCGAAGGGCACGAGGTGACGGTGGTCACCGGCAGGCTCTCCGAAGACGACCCGGAGGAGGAGAAGACCGAGGGGTACCGCATCATCCGCCTGAAGTCGAGGCAGCTGAAGCTGTACAACCCGCCTTACATCTCATCGAAAGGGGTCGGGGAGGCGGTGGAGTCGCTGGACCCGGACGTCGTCAACTTCAACTACCGCTGGGCGCCGAGCTACACCAAGGCCATGCGCGCCTACGACGGGAAGAAGGTGTTCACCTACCATAACATGTGGGGCGAGGGCATGGGGATCGCAGGCGCGCTGTCGAGGATCAACGATTCCCGTTTCGATTCCTCGCTGAGGTCGTTCGACCACATCATAGCCGTCAGCGGGGCCGTGAGGGACGACCTCATCGCCCGCGGATACCCGGAGCGCTACGTCACCGCCGTGCCCACCTGCCTCGACCGCCCGGTCGAGCCCGGCAGCGGCAGCGGAGACTTCGCTCTGAGCTTGGGAAGGCTCGTGGCCACCAAGGGCCTCGGCGTCCTGATGGAGGCCATGAAGCAGGTGGACCACCGGCTGATCGTCTGCGGCAAGGGGCCGGAGGAGAAGAAGCTGCGCAGGCTCATCTCGAAGTACGGCCTGGAGGATAGGGTGGAGATGCGCGGGTTCGTCTCCGACGAGGAGAAACGGGAGCTCATGGGAAGCTGCCGGTTCTTCGTCATGCCGTCGATGTTCGAGAGCCTGGGTCTGGCGGCCGAGGAGCTCATGGCGCGCGGAAGGCCCATCGTCTGCTCCGACGCCGCCGGCCTGAAGGAGACCGTCGGCGATGCCGGGGTGGCGGTCCCGAGAGGGGATGCCGCCGCCCTCGCGGATGCCATGAACGCCCTCTTCGAGGACAGGGAAAGATGCGAGGAGCTGGCCAGAGCATCGGCCGAGCGGGCGAAGTTCTATGACTGGGACATCCATCTGCCCGCCATAGAGGAAGTCTACGCCAAGGTCGTATCCGGGGAGTACACCGAGGCGGACGGACGCAGGAGCGAATGA
- a CDS encoding glycosyltransferase, producing the protein MRIAIMTDSYRPTIDGVATAVVVTRAALEALGHTVFVIAPDPGPEHREEGVYYFKAKELSSYPGYYVPFYRSRTAALIRELRPDVIHVRGIAFMAVKALWASRKTGVPVVLTYDTLVTDVIDKYSPIRLPKSWLVKLASVYLRQLLKRPAAVLVPTPSAGREVTENLKARPRRMEVVPTGIDTDHFSRDPAAGAEARKRFGIPEGAREVITVGRVSFEKNADLLVRSMALLPRDTVLMVVGQGPALDGLKELAHSAGVEDRVFFTGYQTGADLVACYSSADCFASASVFETQGFTVQEAMSCGLPVACGNGRAFADFIRDGENGYLFGLTEKECAAAIEKALDAPPEVREAGRATALSYGIRPTTERLLEAYRSAIGSGAEEPVPGR; encoded by the coding sequence ATGCGCATCGCCATAATGACCGACAGCTACCGCCCGACGATAGACGGGGTGGCCACGGCCGTTGTGGTCACGCGCGCGGCCCTGGAGGCCCTGGGGCATACGGTCTTCGTCATCGCGCCGGACCCCGGCCCGGAGCACCGCGAGGAAGGGGTATACTACTTCAAAGCGAAGGAGCTGAGCTCCTATCCGGGGTACTATGTCCCGTTCTACCGTTCCCGGACCGCCGCCCTCATAAGGGAGCTCCGCCCCGACGTGATCCATGTGCGCGGCATCGCCTTCATGGCCGTCAAGGCCCTCTGGGCGTCCAGGAAGACAGGCGTCCCGGTGGTCCTCACCTACGATACCCTCGTGACCGACGTCATCGATAAGTACTCCCCGATCAGGCTCCCGAAGAGCTGGCTCGTGAAGCTCGCCTCCGTGTACCTGAGGCAGCTGCTGAAGCGCCCCGCCGCGGTCCTCGTCCCCACCCCGTCCGCCGGACGGGAGGTCACCGAGAACCTGAAGGCACGTCCCAGACGCATGGAGGTCGTCCCCACCGGGATAGACACGGACCATTTCTCGCGCGATCCGGCGGCGGGCGCGGAGGCCAGGAAGAGGTTCGGCATCCCGGAGGGCGCCCGGGAGGTCATCACCGTCGGGAGGGTGTCCTTCGAGAAGAACGCCGACCTGCTGGTCAGGAGCATGGCCCTCCTCCCCCGGGACACGGTCCTCATGGTGGTCGGGCAGGGCCCGGCACTGGACGGCCTGAAGGAGCTGGCACATTCAGCCGGGGTGGAGGACAGGGTGTTCTTCACCGGCTATCAGACAGGCGCCGACCTCGTCGCCTGCTATTCCTCGGCCGACTGCTTCGCGTCCGCGTCCGTCTTCGAGACCCAGGGGTTCACGGTGCAGGAGGCGATGTCCTGCGGCCTGCCGGTCGCCTGCGGCAACGGCAGGGCGTTCGCGGACTTTATCCGCGACGGGGAGAACGGGTACCTGTTCGGCCTCACGGAGAAGGAATGCGCCGCTGCGATAGAGAAAGCGCTCGATGCTCCTCCCGAGGTCCGGGAGGCCGGGAGGGCGACCGCTCTCTCGTACGGCATCCGGCCGACCACCGAGAGGCTGTTGGAAGCGTACCGGTCGGCCATAGGTTCGGGAGCGGAGGAGCCCGTTCCCGGGAGATGA
- a CDS encoding adenosylhomocysteinase — MDELVKKGSLRLRWAYEHMPVIQELDRRYRRERPLEGLKIGMALHTEAKTGMLAVTLANAGAKICLASCNPLSTDDSVAAALREEYGLDVHAKKGESQEEYYANLNAVLDIGPDYVIDDGADLITMAHTSRREVLKSIKGGNEETTTGVVRLKAMAAQHKLEFPVMDINDAKMKYLFDNRYGTGQSAFDGWMEATNLIVAGKRLVVAGYGWCGKGIAMRAKGLGALVTVTEIDPVKAIEARMDGFDVMPMAEAAKTADIIMTVTGCKDIVTRDALAVMKDGCIMGNVGHFDNEISKKDLEEMSVSKEKARDFVDRYVMKDGRKLYLIAEGRLMNLAAGQGHPAEIMDTSFASQAMGIVYMVQHHDEMAPGVFRVPEEIDTEIARIKLASLGIKIDVQTKEQYDYIHSWQEGT, encoded by the coding sequence ATGGACGAACTTGTGAAAAAAGGGAGCCTGAGGCTCAGATGGGCGTACGAGCACATGCCGGTCATCCAGGAGCTGGACAGGCGCTACCGCAGGGAGAGGCCCCTCGAGGGCCTGAAGATAGGCATGGCACTCCACACTGAGGCCAAGACCGGGATGCTGGCGGTCACGCTGGCCAATGCCGGCGCGAAGATCTGCCTCGCGAGCTGCAACCCGCTCTCCACCGACGACTCGGTGGCCGCGGCCCTCCGCGAGGAGTACGGGCTCGACGTGCACGCCAAGAAAGGGGAGAGCCAGGAGGAGTACTACGCGAACCTGAACGCGGTGCTCGACATCGGCCCGGACTACGTCATCGACGACGGGGCCGATCTCATCACCATGGCCCACACCTCCCGCAGGGAGGTGCTGAAGAGCATCAAGGGAGGGAACGAGGAGACCACCACCGGCGTGGTCAGGCTGAAGGCCATGGCCGCCCAGCACAAGCTCGAGTTCCCTGTCATGGATATCAACGACGCGAAGATGAAGTACCTCTTCGACAACCGCTACGGGACCGGGCAGAGCGCCTTCGACGGATGGATGGAGGCCACCAACCTCATCGTGGCCGGGAAGCGCCTGGTCGTCGCCGGGTACGGCTGGTGCGGCAAGGGCATCGCCATGCGCGCCAAGGGGCTCGGGGCGCTCGTCACCGTCACCGAGATCGACCCGGTGAAGGCCATCGAGGCCCGCATGGACGGCTTCGATGTCATGCCCATGGCCGAGGCCGCCAAGACCGCCGACATCATCATGACCGTCACCGGATGCAAGGACATCGTCACCCGCGATGCTCTGGCCGTCATGAAGGACGGGTGCATCATGGGGAACGTCGGCCACTTCGACAACGAGATCTCCAAGAAGGACCTGGAGGAGATGTCGGTGTCCAAGGAGAAGGCCAGGGACTTCGTCGACAGATATGTTATGAAGGACGGCAGGAAGCTCTACCTCATAGCCGAGGGCAGGCTCATGAACCTGGCCGCCGGCCAGGGGCACCCCGCCGAGATCATGGACACCTCGTTCGCCTCCCAGGCCATGGGCATAGTCTACATGGTGCAGCACCACGACGAGATGGCCCCCGGGGTCTTCCGCGTCCCGGAGGAGATCGACACAGAGATAGCCAGGATAAAGCTGGCCTCCCTCGGGATAAAGATCGACGTCCAGACCAAGGAACAGTACGATTACATCCACAGCTGGCAGGAAGGAACCTGA
- a CDS encoding 4-phosphopantoate--beta-alanine ligase — translation MSSIPKDHPRYKSLVTREKLAEGVKEGMADPTGLISQGRGEAFDYLMGERTTEPARHAEKVAAAMLLRAENPVVCMNGNSVVLDPEGLIALAEAVPAKMEVNLFHRTPERMEKLISYMESKGAKNVLGRDPDTRIPGLNHDRALCTQEGVGSSDVIVVPIEDGDRAEALVAMGKKVISLDLNPLSRTSRMATVPISDEISRALANITAYVKELRGKDAEIDALISSYSARKTREGEIEAICGYLMSEFSKE, via the coding sequence GTGTCTTCTATTCCGAAGGATCATCCGCGCTACAAATCGCTCGTGACGAGGGAGAAGCTCGCCGAGGGCGTGAAGGAGGGAATGGCCGACCCCACCGGGCTGATATCCCAGGGCAGGGGAGAGGCGTTCGACTACCTCATGGGGGAGAGGACCACGGAGCCCGCGAGGCATGCCGAGAAGGTGGCCGCCGCCATGCTTCTGAGGGCGGAGAACCCCGTCGTGTGCATGAACGGCAACTCGGTGGTCCTGGACCCCGAGGGCCTGATCGCCCTTGCCGAGGCGGTCCCGGCCAAGATGGAGGTCAACCTCTTCCACCGCACCCCGGAACGGATGGAGAAGCTCATCTCGTACATGGAGTCGAAGGGCGCGAAGAACGTCCTCGGGAGGGACCCTGACACGAGGATCCCCGGGCTGAACCACGACCGCGCCCTCTGCACGCAGGAAGGGGTCGGGAGCAGCGACGTCATCGTGGTCCCCATCGAGGACGGCGACCGCGCGGAGGCCCTCGTGGCCATGGGGAAGAAGGTCATCTCGCTCGATCTCAACCCCCTGTCGAGGACCTCGAGAATGGCGACCGTGCCCATCTCCGACGAGATCTCCAGGGCGCTGGCGAACATCACCGCCTACGTGAAGGAGCTCAGGGGGAAGGACGCGGAGATCGACGCGCTGATATCCTCGTATTCAGCGCGGAAGACCCGCGAAGGGGAGATCGAGGCCATCTGCGGATACCTCATGTCAGAGTTCAGCAAGGAATGA
- a CDS encoding InlB B-repeat-containing protein has product MGTFKNTSDGAALDVTAANLSGHTWKRDSASDPLLAYQTLSYDDNGSDSGSVSSQTVSYGGSLTVSDNGFIRAGYTFNGWNTQADGEGTDYAVGDTISNITSNITLYAKWTGVNQTVSFDGNGSDGGSSMDSITVTYGAGAVTLPANTFTKTGYTFSGWNTQTDGNGDAYDDGALISNLLSSITLYAQWIADTYVVTFEGNGSDGGSTLSVSVTYNAAAVALTANGFTRTGYTFTGWNTQANGGGETYADSASVSNLLSDLILFAQWTADTYTVTFDGNGADGGSTLSISVTYDAGAVTLTSNGFTRTGYSFTGWNTQANGEGTAFADGTSVSNLLSDLALYAQWSANTYTVTFDGNGSTSGATSATNVTYGADPVALTLNNFEKIGYSFVGWNTQADGEGTAYADGQEVSNLTSSFTLYAQWTANAYEVVFVGNGSTSGTTASMQVTYGEAAKALTLNGFSRIGYSFSGWNTQADGEGAVFVDGALVSDLTESIILYAQWTANTYTVTFDGNGSTSGTMDPVSVTYGAGAVTLTSNSFSKTGYTFSGWNTQADGEGTAYSDGDSVSDLTSAITLYAQWTIITYTISYDGNGADGGSTDAQNVEYGGTLAVSLNGFTRTGYSFAGWNTQADGEGTSYAAGDEIADMTSILTLYAQWTADTYAVTFDGNGSTSGSIPSVSVTYGAGEVTLPANGFTKTGYTFTGWNTQANGGGVSYADGSSVSDLLSDLTLYAQWTADTYTVSFDGNGSTSGTTASMQVTYGEAAKALTANGFTRDDYSFAGWNTAADGSGTSYADGAEISDLTADLVLYAQWEKDDGAGAGIALLALATAILIVLFVAGAVAAVHYNVIRP; this is encoded by the coding sequence GTGGGCACTTTCAAGAACACATCCGATGGGGCTGCTCTTGATGTTACCGCCGCTAACCTTTCCGGTCACACATGGAAGAGGGATTCCGCATCCGATCCGCTTCTTGCATACCAGACTCTGTCTTACGACGACAACGGCAGCGACAGCGGTTCGGTATCTTCGCAGACCGTTTCGTACGGTGGCTCTCTGACGGTCTCGGACAACGGCTTCATCAGGGCCGGCTACACTTTCAACGGCTGGAACACTCAGGCGGACGGCGAAGGCACCGACTACGCCGTAGGCGACACAATCTCCAACATCACCTCGAACATAACTCTGTACGCTAAGTGGACCGGGGTTAATCAGACAGTATCTTTCGACGGCAACGGGAGCGACGGCGGGTCATCAATGGATTCGATCACCGTGACCTACGGTGCGGGAGCTGTTACCCTTCCTGCCAATACCTTCACTAAGACAGGATACACCTTCTCGGGATGGAACACCCAGACTGACGGAAACGGCGATGCATATGATGACGGGGCATTGATCTCCAATCTTCTGTCTTCCATTACTCTCTACGCTCAGTGGATTGCTGACACATATGTTGTGACCTTCGAGGGGAACGGGAGCGACGGCGGATCCACCCTTTCGGTTTCCGTCACTTACAATGCCGCAGCTGTCGCTCTTACAGCCAACGGCTTTACAAGGACCGGCTACACTTTCACCGGATGGAATACCCAGGCGAACGGTGGAGGAGAAACGTATGCTGATAGCGCCTCGGTCTCCAATCTCCTGTCCGATCTCATCCTCTTCGCTCAGTGGACCGCTGACACCTACACCGTCACGTTCGACGGCAACGGTGCCGACGGCGGATCCACCCTTTCCATTTCGGTCACTTACGATGCCGGGGCCGTCACCCTCACTTCCAACGGCTTCACCAGGACAGGATACAGTTTCACGGGATGGAACACTCAGGCGAACGGAGAAGGGACGGCGTTTGCCGACGGTACCTCGGTCTCCAATCTTCTGTCCGATCTCGCCCTCTACGCTCAGTGGTCCGCGAACACATACACCGTCACGTTCGACGGCAACGGCAGTACGTCCGGCGCCACTTCGGCGACCAATGTAACATACGGCGCAGACCCAGTAGCCCTGACTCTCAACAATTTCGAAAAGATCGGCTACAGCTTCGTCGGCTGGAACACTCAGGCAGACGGAGAAGGCACTGCATACGCCGATGGTCAGGAGGTTTCGAACCTGACATCGTCCTTCACACTCTACGCTCAGTGGACTGCGAACGCGTATGAAGTGGTCTTTGTCGGGAATGGAAGCACTTCGGGAACGACCGCTTCCATGCAGGTCACCTACGGCGAGGCTGCCAAGGCCCTCACCCTCAATGGGTTCTCCAGGATCGGCTACAGCTTCTCCGGCTGGAACACCCAGGCTGACGGCGAAGGCGCAGTGTTCGTCGATGGGGCACTGGTGTCCGATCTCACTGAGTCCATAATCCTCTACGCCCAGTGGACCGCGAACACCTACACTGTTACGTTTGACGGCAACGGCAGCACCTCCGGGACCATGGACCCGGTTTCCGTGACCTACGGTGCCGGGGCTGTTACCCTCACTTCCAACAGTTTCTCCAAGACTGGCTATACCTTTTCTGGATGGAACACTCAGGCGGACGGCGAAGGAACTGCTTACTCTGACGGGGACTCAGTGTCCGACCTCACCTCTGCCATTACCCTCTACGCCCAGTGGACAATCATCACCTATACGATCTCGTACGATGGGAACGGCGCTGACGGAGGCTCTACCGACGCGCAGAACGTTGAGTACGGGGGCACATTGGCCGTTTCACTCAATGGATTCACCAGGACCGGCTACAGCTTCGCCGGCTGGAACACCCAGGCTGACGGAGAAGGCACCTCGTACGCCGCAGGCGACGAGATAGCCGACATGACCTCCATCCTCACACTCTATGCTCAGTGGACTGCAGACACCTATGCTGTCACGTTCGACGGCAACGGAAGCACTTCCGGTAGTATTCCATCGGTCTCCGTGACTTACGGTGCCGGTGAGGTTACTCTCCCCGCCAACGGATTCACCAAGACCGGCTATACTTTTACCGGCTGGAACACTCAGGCGAACGGAGGAGGAGTTTCGTATGCCGACGGGTCTTCGGTCTCCGACCTTTTGTCTGATCTTACTCTCTACGCCCAGTGGACCGCTGACACCTACACCGTTTCCTTCGACGGCAACGGCAGCACCTCTGGAACGACCGCTTCCATGCAGGTCACCTACGGCGAGGCCGCCAAGGCCCTGACCGCCAACGGATTCACCAGGGACGATTATTCCTTCGCCGGATGGAACACCGCCGCCGACGGCAGCGGGACCTCGTACGCCGACGGCGCGGAGATCTCCGACCTGACCGCGGACCTGGTCCTCTACGCCCAGTGGGAGAAGGACGACGGAGCGGGAGCCGGCATCGCTCTGCTCGCGCTGGCCACAGCGATCCTGATCGTGCTGTTCGTAGCCGGGGCCGTCGCCGCCGTGCACTATAATGTAATCAGGCCTTGA
- a CDS encoding ISL3 family transposase, producing MTLEQSMKFILGVETDQWKITAIRGGVEDDVKVTHIDMDFIGDPGICPECGCRRSIHDARVRVWRHANLDDTVCYIHAAIPRCMCPKCGKITQADIPWADQRVSYTKRFMEAAIEHMAQMSLAAASRLLKVSWKVLDDIVGAVVDRHLDSMDLSGLRRIRVDETAAKKHHKYITAVTDADTGDIVFITKGKDSDTIREFAVWLCEHDGDPRAIELIATDFGDAFIAGAKEYLPNAEPVYDPFHLVQIANRHLDRDRASTQINGQRRKSVRYALLKNPENLRPDEMHELMDITKDNELVGTSYQMKESLRQVFDYSYEQIDLARAHLVRWAQWAAEEGSAGFRALAKTVKKHLEGILKAIETGINNGYQESLNGRVQLSKGLARGYGKEMRLGRIVFFRDSCRSL from the coding sequence ATGACATTGGAGCAGTCGATGAAATTCATCCTCGGGGTGGAGACCGATCAGTGGAAAATAACGGCGATCCGGGGAGGAGTGGAGGATGACGTGAAGGTCACCCACATCGACATGGATTTCATCGGAGACCCCGGAATATGTCCGGAGTGCGGATGCAGACGTTCGATCCACGACGCCAGGGTCAGGGTATGGAGACATGCCAATCTGGACGATACCGTCTGCTACATCCATGCCGCGATACCGCGCTGCATGTGTCCCAAGTGCGGGAAGATAACCCAGGCGGACATACCCTGGGCGGATCAGCGCGTGAGCTATACGAAGAGGTTCATGGAGGCGGCCATCGAACATATGGCACAGATGTCGCTTGCAGCGGCATCGAGGCTTCTCAAGGTGTCCTGGAAGGTGCTGGACGATATAGTCGGGGCCGTTGTCGACCGCCATCTCGATTCCATGGACCTGTCCGGACTGAGGCGCATCCGTGTGGATGAGACGGCGGCGAAGAAGCACCATAAGTACATCACGGCAGTGACCGACGCCGATACCGGGGATATCGTGTTCATAACCAAGGGGAAGGATTCCGATACCATCAGGGAATTCGCTGTCTGGCTCTGTGAACATGACGGCGACCCGCGGGCCATCGAACTGATCGCCACGGACTTCGGCGATGCGTTCATCGCCGGCGCCAAAGAATATCTCCCCAACGCCGAGCCGGTCTACGACCCGTTCCATCTGGTCCAGATCGCCAACAGGCATCTGGACCGCGACCGCGCATCGACGCAGATCAACGGCCAGAGGAGGAAATCCGTCCGTTACGCGCTGCTGAAGAACCCCGAGAACCTCCGTCCGGATGAGATGCATGAGCTCATGGACATAACCAAGGACAACGAGCTTGTAGGTACATCCTATCAGATGAAGGAGTCCCTCAGGCAGGTGTTCGACTACTCATACGAGCAGATCGATCTGGCACGTGCCCATCTGGTCAGATGGGCGCAGTGGGCCGCAGAGGAAGGATCCGCGGGTTTCAGAGCATTGGCCAAGACCGTGAAGAAGCATCTCGAAGGGATATTGAAGGCCATAGAGACCGGCATCAACAACGGCTACCAGGAATCCCTCAACGGCAGGGTGCAGCTGTCCAAGGGATTGGCGAGAGGTTACGGGAAGGAGATGCGTCTCGGAAGGATAGTGTTCTTCCGCGACAGCTGCAGGTCGTTATGA
- a CDS encoding RNA methyltransferase: MVDIRVVVVGPKFEGNVGAIARCMANFGVKELYLVNPCEIGDTAIARSKHGDYILKDAVICTSLEEAVDGCFLVVGTSGTVTKGDSNYTRIPVDVRTFASMCRGYHEKIALVFGREDIGLLQTELNRCDVLVTIPADDEYPVMNLSHSVGVVLYEMFQAVRKPEHCKPCNSHEKELMYKFFGDLLEEIDYTEPRREATTVMFRRMMGRSVPTGYEFNTIMGVFGDAAKVIRNLQKSGKKWE; this comes from the coding sequence ATGGTAGATATCCGCGTCGTAGTCGTCGGCCCCAAGTTCGAGGGCAACGTCGGGGCCATAGCCAGGTGCATGGCTAACTTCGGCGTGAAGGAGCTTTATCTTGTTAATCCCTGCGAGATCGGCGACACCGCCATCGCCCGCTCCAAGCACGGGGACTACATCCTGAAGGACGCCGTCATATGCACCTCCCTGGAAGAGGCCGTCGACGGATGCTTCCTGGTCGTCGGGACCTCCGGCACCGTCACCAAGGGCGACAGCAACTACACCAGGATCCCGGTCGACGTGAGGACCTTCGCATCCATGTGCCGCGGATACCACGAGAAAATAGCGCTGGTCTTCGGCAGGGAAGACATCGGCCTGCTGCAGACCGAACTCAACAGGTGCGACGTCCTCGTCACCATACCTGCCGACGACGAGTATCCGGTCATGAACCTCTCCCATTCGGTCGGGGTCGTTCTGTACGAGATGTTCCAGGCGGTCCGCAAACCTGAGCACTGCAAACCCTGCAACAGCCACGAGAAGGAGCTCATGTACAAGTTCTTCGGCGATCTTCTGGAGGAGATCGACTACACCGAGCCGAGGAGGGAGGCGACCACCGTCATGTTCAGGAGGATGATGGGAAGGTCCGTGCCCACCGGTTACGAGTTCAACACCATCATGGGCGTCTTCGGCGATGCCGCGAAGGTCATCAGGAACCTTCAGAAAAGCGGAAAGAAATGGGAATGA
- the rpl12p gene encoding 50S ribosomal protein P1, producing the protein MQYIYSAMVLYSAGKEITEDAITAILTAAGVEVDAAKVKALVASLEGVDIKEAIANASVAAPAAAAAAPAAAAEAPKEDKKAEAEEEKVSEDEAAAGLSALFG; encoded by the coding sequence ATGCAGTATATTTACAGCGCAATGGTCCTCTACTCTGCTGGGAAAGAGATCACCGAAGATGCCATCACGGCCATTCTCACCGCAGCAGGCGTAGAAGTTGATGCCGCGAAAGTCAAGGCACTCGTTGCCTCCCTCGAGGGAGTCGACATCAAAGAGGCAATCGCTAACGCCTCTGTCGCCGCTCCCGCAGCCGCCGCAGCTGCTCCCGCAGCCGCCGCCGAGGCCCCCAAGGAAGACAAGAAGGCCGAGGCCGAGGAAGAGAAGGTCAGCGAGGACGAAGCCGCCGCTGGTCTCTCCGCTCTCTTCGGATGA